A genomic region of Sarcophilus harrisii chromosome 6, mSarHar1.11, whole genome shotgun sequence contains the following coding sequences:
- the LOC100930813 gene encoding olfactory receptor 4P4-like, with the protein MENQNNVTEFVLLGLFKSQEVKITCFVIFLFCYFAIVFGNVIIFITIICSHLIWQPMYYFLCHLSYMDLAYTSTVVPRLLRDLIAKQKYISYNSCMIQLFTSHFLATVEMFILVSMAFDRYVAICKPLHYMIIVNRQRCNMMLLMAWVVAFWHAIAQMIMVIRLPFCGPNQVDHYACDVKALLKLVCTDTRIPNILVIANTGMVVLATFLVLVASYIVILYNLRNHSSDARRKALSTCASHVMVVVLFFVPCIATYIPPPNASQNDKEFSMFYTIIAPMMNPLIYTLRNTEMKNAMKKVWLTKLFLTFK; encoded by the coding sequence ATGGAAAATCAGAACAATGTCACAGAATTTGTTCTCTTGGGACTGTTCAAGAGCCAGGAGGTTAAGATAACGTGTTTTGTAATCTTTCTGTTCTGCTATTTTGCCATTGTCTTTGGGAATGTCATTATCTTCATCACTATCATATGCAGTCATTTGATCTGGCAACCTATGTACtattttctctgtcatttatCTTACATGGATCTTGCCTATACTTCCACTGTAGTTCCCAGACTACTCAGGGATTTAATTGCCAAGCAAAAATACATCTCCTATAATAGTTGTATGATTCAGCTTTTTACTTCTCATTTTCTTGCAACCGTGGAGATGTTCATTCTGGTGTCTATGGCCTTTGATCGTTATGTTGCCATTTGTAAACCTTTGCATTACATGATAATTGTGAATAGACAGAGATGTAACATGATGCTTCTCATGGCTTGGGTAGTGGCCTTTTGGCATGCCATTGCCCAGATGATCATGGTCATTAGATTACCTTTCTGTGGCCCTAATCAAGTGGATCACTATGCGTGTGATGTGAAAGCCCTCTTGAAACTTGTCTGCACTGACACACGCATCCCTAATATCTTAGTCATTgcaaatactggaatggttgtcTTAGCCACCTTTCTGGTCTTGGTGGCATCTTACATTGTCATATTATATAACCTTAGGAACCATTCCTCCGATGCTCGACGCAAAGCCCTCTCAACTTGTGCTTCCCATGTCATGGTTGTTGTTCTGTTTTTTGTACCCTGCATTGCCACATACATTCCACCTCCTAATGCTAGCCAAAATGATAAGGAGTTCTCTATGTTTTACACAATCATTGCACCTATGATGAATCCTCTCATCTATACACTAAGAAACAcagagatgaaaaatgctatgaaGAAGGTGTGGTTAACAAAATTGTTTTTgacattcaaataa